A section of the Streptomyces sp. NBC_00178 genome encodes:
- a CDS encoding GTP-binding protein, whose product MDFASSSGGTARATTSAKIVVAGGFGVGKTTFVGAVSEINPLRTEAVMTSASAGIDDLTHTGDKTTTTVAMDFGRITLDQDLILYLFGTPGQDRFWFMWDDLVRGAIGAVVLVDTRRLADCFPAVDYFENSGLPFVIALNGFDGHQPYTPDEVREALQIGPDAPIITTDARHRADAKSGLITLVEHALMARLK is encoded by the coding sequence GTGGACTTCGCAAGCTCTAGCGGCGGTACGGCCCGCGCCACCACCTCGGCGAAGATCGTGGTGGCAGGGGGCTTCGGCGTGGGTAAGACCACGTTTGTCGGTGCCGTCTCGGAGATCAACCCGCTGCGCACCGAAGCCGTGATGACGTCCGCATCGGCGGGCATCGACGACCTGACCCACACCGGGGACAAGACCACCACCACGGTGGCCATGGACTTCGGACGCATCACCCTGGACCAGGACCTGATCCTCTACCTGTTCGGCACCCCCGGACAGGACCGCTTCTGGTTCATGTGGGACGACCTGGTCCGCGGCGCCATCGGCGCCGTCGTCCTCGTCGACACCCGCCGCCTCGCCGACTGCTTCCCCGCCGTCGACTACTTCGAGAACAGCGGCCTCCCCTTCGTCATCGCCCTCAACGGCTTCGACGGACACCAGCCCTACACCCCCGACGAAGTACGCGAAGCACTCCAGATCGGCCCCGACGCTCCGATCATCACCACGGACGCCCGCCACCGCGCGGACGCCAAGAGCGGCCTGATCACCCTGGTCGAGCACGCCCTCATGGCCCGGTTGAAGTAG
- a CDS encoding roadblock/LC7 domain-containing protein: MSQAAQNLNWLITNFVDSTPGVSHTVVVSADGLLLAMSEGFPRDRADQLAAVASGLTSLTAGASRIFEGGAVNQTVVEMERGFLFLMSISDGSSLAVLAHPDADIGLVGYEMALLVDRAGSVLTPDLRAELQGSLLN; this comes from the coding sequence ATGAGCCAGGCGGCGCAGAATCTCAACTGGTTGATCACCAACTTCGTGGACAGCACCCCCGGGGTGTCCCACACGGTGGTGGTCTCCGCCGACGGACTCCTGCTGGCGATGTCCGAAGGTTTCCCGCGTGACCGCGCCGATCAGCTGGCGGCCGTCGCCTCCGGGCTGACGTCGCTGACGGCGGGTGCTTCCAGGATCTTCGAAGGCGGTGCCGTGAATCAGACCGTTGTGGAGATGGAGCGAGGATTTCTCTTCCTCATGTCCATCTCCGACGGTTCGTCACTCGCCGTTCTCGCCCACCCGGATGCCGACATCGGCCTGGTTGGGTACGAAATGGCACTTCTCGTAGACCGTGCAGGAAGTGTCCTCACCCCGGATCTCCGCGCCGAGCTGCAGGGAAGTCTTCTTAACTAA
- a CDS encoding DUF742 domain-containing protein, whose protein sequence is MTPPPASPDPYGALHHASYDGEGDQPLVRPYAMTGGRTRPRYQLAIEALVSTTADPAHLGTLLPEHQRICHLCREVKSVAEVSALLSMPLGVARILVADLAEAGMVAIHQPGNGEAGGAPDVTLLERVLSGLRKL, encoded by the coding sequence ATGACCCCGCCACCCGCCTCACCGGATCCGTACGGCGCACTGCACCACGCGTCGTACGACGGTGAAGGCGACCAGCCGCTGGTCCGTCCGTACGCAATGACCGGCGGCCGGACCCGGCCGCGTTACCAGCTCGCCATAGAGGCGCTGGTCAGCACCACGGCAGACCCCGCCCACCTCGGGACGCTGCTCCCCGAGCACCAGCGGATCTGCCACCTCTGCCGTGAGGTCAAGTCGGTGGCCGAGGTCTCGGCCCTCCTCTCCATGCCCCTGGGTGTGGCGCGGATCCTCGTGGCGGACCTGGCGGAAGCCGGCATGGTGGCCATCCACCAGCCGGGCAATGGAGAGGCCGGCGGCGCGCCGGATGTGACACTGCTCGAAAGGGTGCTCAGTGGACTTCGCAAGCTCTAG
- a CDS encoding GTP-binding protein, producing the protein MDFASSSGGAARSTTSAKIVVAGGFGVGKTTFVGAVSEINPLRTEAVMTSASAGIDDLTHTGDKTTTTVAMDFGRITLDQDLILYLFGTPGQDRFWFMWDDLVRGAIGAVVLVDTRRLADCFPAVDYFENSGLPFVIALNGFDGHQPYTPDEVREALQIGPDTPILTTDARHRADAKSALITLVEHALMARLR; encoded by the coding sequence GTGGACTTCGCAAGCTCTAGCGGCGGAGCAGCCCGCTCCACTACCTCGGCGAAGATCGTGGTGGCAGGGGGCTTCGGCGTGGGTAAGACCACGTTTGTCGGTGCCGTCTCGGAGATCAACCCGCTGCGCACCGAAGCCGTGATGACGTCCGCATCAGCGGGCATCGACGACCTGACCCACACCGGGGACAAGACCACCACCACGGTGGCCATGGACTTCGGACGCATCACCCTGGACCAGGACCTGATCCTCTACCTGTTCGGCACCCCCGGACAGGACCGCTTCTGGTTCATGTGGGACGACCTGGTCCGCGGCGCCATCGGCGCCGTCGTCCTCGTCGACACCCGCCGCCTCGCCGACTGCTTCCCCGCCGTCGACTACTTCGAGAACAGCGGCCTCCCCTTCGTCATCGCCCTCAACGGCTTCGACGGACACCAGCCCTACACCCCCGACGAAGTACGCGAAGCACTCCAGATCGGCCCGGACACTCCGATCCTGACGACGGACGCCCGCCACCGCGCGGACGCCAAGAGCGCCTTGATCACCCTGGTCGAGCACGCCCTCATGGCCCGCCTGCGCTGA
- a CDS encoding nitrate- and nitrite sensing domain-containing protein yields the protein MRRSNEGSAAQPERGNFTPPRAAVSPSDTSEAEPAGGSTSRLSPRNWRVPTRLNAILLIPALVGLVMGGFQVKGSVDTWNEAQDAEKTALVVRAAAAYGQALLNERDLTAQPLLSNKRTASEVEEVRATTDAAAAKFDAAVQNMPDKEGLDRRLKLFKVEEPLLPELRKAAYAEAMDPVKTEEGYTKVQHSLMEFSNELGLGTGNITSYGRTVYAIELAKAAESLQRSIGMHLLVRPSQEERNFNGQVTAFSSYNYLEQIALGEFVSGGTGADAARLKEVMAGKAAEGAEQLKAAKAQAKAAGKPFVSPPSIDGSVFDGMAQQIGQGKQPDELKAKGITPETWMAAATAKFDGYTTVENELVDKAVTEAAEISTDARNDAILNAAIVIVALLAAFIIAGLMARQMSRSMRQLRTAAFGIAEQRLPMLVDQLSRTEPGRVDTRVQPIPINSQDEIGEVARAFDQVHREAVRLAAEQAMLRGNVNAIFTNLSRRNQSLIEGQLTLITDLENNEADPDQLESLFKLDHLATRMRRNGENLLVLAGEEPGRRWNQPVPLVDVLRAASSEVESYERIELTGVPESEIHGQAVTDLVHLLAELLENATTFSSPQTKVRVTATRLPDGRVMVEIHDKGIGLTAEDFADINHKLANPPTVDAAVSQRMGLFVVGRLADRHGIRVQLRPSGEQAGTTSLVMLPDPITHGGGGDSSADGDFTVSSIIPEQQQAAAFDPMPQPLPMRTAAELGFDDSRYDTPAADSPQLDPVNRSLMREERRAALEAQTGGERPDFQGGGAAQQGFPQQDAQQQGFPQEQYGQGQVQGQYAQEQYAPEQYAQGQQEYAQPAYEAGFEPYAAGNGYQEPQQNGYAESGYPAQDSPQGQYSEQFAPLGDQSQQGEWAAQSSYQGSYEPQVQSETESAPSAPAEEAERVGFDRPGPTPSAGHDLTEAGLPRRGAGQQHWQPTGRGNDQPAVPEQRQRPEAPQRQAEASDDNGDDWRSANDERWERAEKLRDPKAGGVTPSGLPRRVPKANLVEGTAEQTQQGGPQVSRAPEDVRGRLSNLRRGVLRGRTAGSDTSNTYNQER from the coding sequence GTGAGGCGAAGCAACGAGGGCTCCGCAGCGCAGCCGGAGCGGGGCAACTTCACCCCGCCGCGCGCCGCGGTGTCGCCTTCGGACACGTCCGAGGCGGAGCCGGCGGGTGGCAGCACGAGCCGGTTGTCACCGCGCAACTGGCGGGTCCCCACCCGGCTGAACGCGATTCTCCTGATACCCGCGCTGGTCGGCCTGGTCATGGGCGGCTTCCAGGTGAAGGGGTCGGTCGACACCTGGAACGAAGCCCAGGACGCCGAGAAGACGGCCCTGGTCGTCCGAGCGGCCGCCGCGTACGGACAGGCGCTGCTGAACGAGCGTGACCTCACCGCCCAGCCGCTGCTGTCCAACAAGCGCACCGCCTCCGAGGTCGAGGAGGTGCGGGCCACGACCGACGCCGCCGCCGCGAAGTTCGACGCGGCCGTGCAGAACATGCCGGACAAGGAAGGCCTCGACCGCCGCCTGAAGCTGTTCAAGGTGGAGGAGCCGCTCCTCCCCGAACTGCGCAAGGCCGCCTACGCCGAGGCCATGGACCCGGTGAAGACGGAAGAGGGCTACACCAAGGTCCAGCACTCGCTCATGGAGTTCTCCAACGAGCTCGGCCTGGGCACCGGCAACATCACGAGCTACGGCCGGACCGTGTACGCGATCGAGCTGGCCAAGGCCGCAGAATCGCTTCAGCGCTCGATCGGCATGCACCTGCTGGTCCGGCCGAGCCAGGAGGAACGTAACTTCAACGGCCAGGTCACGGCGTTCAGCTCGTACAACTACCTGGAGCAGATCGCCCTCGGTGAGTTCGTCTCCGGAGGCACCGGCGCGGACGCGGCCCGCCTCAAGGAGGTCATGGCCGGCAAGGCCGCCGAGGGGGCCGAGCAGCTGAAGGCCGCCAAGGCCCAGGCGAAGGCCGCGGGGAAGCCCTTCGTCTCACCCCCAAGCATCGACGGTTCGGTGTTCGACGGCATGGCCCAGCAGATCGGCCAGGGCAAGCAGCCCGACGAGCTGAAGGCCAAGGGCATCACGCCCGAGACCTGGATGGCGGCGGCGACCGCGAAGTTCGACGGCTACACCACCGTCGAGAACGAGCTCGTCGACAAGGCGGTGACCGAGGCGGCGGAGATCTCCACCGACGCCAGGAACGACGCCATCCTCAACGCCGCGATCGTGATCGTCGCGCTGCTGGCCGCCTTCATCATCGCCGGGCTCATGGCCCGCCAGATGAGCCGCTCCATGCGCCAGCTGCGTACGGCCGCCTTCGGCATCGCCGAGCAGCGGCTCCCGATGCTCGTCGACCAGCTGTCACGGACCGAGCCCGGCCGGGTGGACACCCGGGTGCAGCCCATCCCGATCAACAGCCAGGACGAGATCGGCGAGGTCGCCCGCGCCTTCGACCAGGTGCACCGCGAGGCGGTACGGCTCGCGGCCGAACAGGCCATGCTCCGGGGCAACGTCAACGCGATCTTCACCAACCTGTCGCGCCGCAACCAGTCGCTCATCGAGGGCCAGCTGACCCTCATCACCGACCTGGAGAACAACGAGGCGGACCCGGACCAGCTGGAGAGCCTCTTCAAGCTGGACCACCTGGCCACCCGCATGCGCCGCAACGGCGAGAACCTCCTCGTCCTCGCGGGCGAGGAGCCCGGCCGCCGCTGGAACCAGCCGGTTCCGCTGGTCGACGTGCTGCGCGCCGCCTCGTCCGAGGTCGAGTCCTACGAGCGCATCGAGCTCACCGGTGTACCGGAGAGCGAGATCCACGGCCAGGCCGTGACCGACCTCGTGCACCTGCTGGCCGAGCTGCTGGAGAACGCGACCACCTTCTCCTCGCCGCAGACCAAGGTCCGCGTCACCGCGACCCGGCTGCCCGACGGGCGTGTCATGGTCGAGATCCACGACAAGGGAATCGGCCTCACCGCCGAGGACTTCGCCGACATCAACCACAAGCTGGCCAACCCGCCGACCGTGGACGCGGCGGTGTCCCAGCGCATGGGTCTGTTCGTGGTCGGCCGGCTCGCCGACCGGCACGGCATCCGTGTGCAGCTGCGCCCCTCGGGCGAGCAGGCGGGCACCACGTCGCTGGTCATGCTGCCGGACCCCATCACCCACGGTGGCGGTGGCGACTCCTCGGCCGACGGGGACTTCACGGTCTCCTCGATCATCCCCGAGCAGCAGCAGGCGGCCGCGTTCGACCCGATGCCGCAGCCGCTCCCGATGCGTACGGCGGCGGAGCTCGGCTTCGACGACTCCCGCTACGACACCCCGGCGGCGGACTCCCCGCAGCTGGACCCGGTCAACCGTTCGCTGATGCGGGAGGAGCGGCGTGCCGCTCTGGAGGCGCAGACCGGCGGCGAGCGCCCGGACTTCCAGGGTGGCGGCGCCGCACAGCAGGGCTTCCCCCAGCAGGACGCGCAGCAGCAGGGCTTCCCGCAGGAGCAGTACGGCCAGGGACAGGTCCAGGGCCAGTACGCCCAGGAGCAGTACGCGCCCGAGCAGTACGCCCAGGGGCAGCAGGAGTACGCACAGCCCGCCTACGAGGCCGGCTTCGAGCCGTACGCCGCGGGGAACGGGTATCAGGAGCCGCAGCAGAACGGCTATGCGGAATCCGGCTACCCGGCCCAGGACAGCCCGCAGGGACAGTACTCCGAGCAGTTCGCACCGCTGGGTGATCAGTCCCAGCAAGGTGAATGGGCAGCTCAGAGTTCCTATCAGGGTTCGTACGAGCCTCAGGTGCAGTCCGAAACGGAATCTGCGCCGAGCGCTCCCGCCGAGGAGGCGGAGCGCGTAGGCTTCGACCGCCCGGGCCCCACCCCCAGCGCCGGTCACGACCTGACCGAAGCGGGTCTCCCGCGGCGTGGCGCGGGCCAGCAGCACTGGCAGCCGACCGGCCGCGGAAACGATCAGCCCGCGGTGCCGGAACAGCGGCAGCGGCCGGAGGCTCCGCAGCGGCAGGCGGAGGCCTCCGACGACAACGGCGACGACTGGCGTTCGGCGAACGACGAGCGCTGGGAGCGGGCCGAGAAGCTCCGGGACCCGAAGGCGGGCGGGGTCACCCCGTCCGGACTCCCCCGGCGCGTGCCCAAGGCCAATCTGGTCGAGGGCACTGCGGAGCAGACCCAGCAGGGCGGCCCCCAGGTCTCCCGCGCTCCGGAGGACGTGCGCGGCAGGTTGAGCAACCTGCGGCGCGGGGTCCTGCGGGGACGTACCGCGGGGTCGGACACAAGTAATACCTACAACCAGGAGCGTTAG
- a CDS encoding DUF742 domain-containing protein — protein sequence MATPTGGHPYEGGQRVPGEQGDNRYNTPSMPGRQGPQDPYQPYQPYQQSQQGGEWQQQPDPGWPQQQPPYQQQPQHEQRPPQRFEAPPPRIQPVQRQAPAPAKPSAHNPLVRPYAMTGGRTRPRYQLAIEALVSTTADPARLQGQLPEHQRICRLCIEIKSVAEISALLSIPLGVARILVADLAEAGLVAIHQPGGDEAAGGQPAVTLLERVLSGLRKL from the coding sequence GTGGCAACACCCACAGGCGGACACCCGTACGAGGGCGGTCAGCGGGTCCCGGGTGAGCAGGGTGACAACCGCTACAACACCCCCTCCATGCCCGGCAGACAGGGTCCGCAAGACCCTTACCAGCCGTATCAGCCCTACCAGCAGTCCCAGCAGGGCGGCGAGTGGCAGCAGCAGCCCGATCCCGGGTGGCCGCAGCAGCAGCCTCCGTATCAGCAGCAGCCGCAGCACGAACAGCGGCCGCCGCAGCGGTTCGAGGCACCGCCGCCCCGCATCCAGCCGGTCCAGCGGCAGGCGCCCGCGCCTGCGAAGCCCTCGGCGCACAACCCGCTGGTCCGTCCGTACGCCATGACCGGCGGCCGGACCCGGCCGCGTTACCAGCTCGCCATCGAGGCGCTGGTCAGCACCACGGCCGATCCGGCCCGGCTGCAAGGGCAGTTGCCCGAGCACCAGCGGATCTGCCGGCTCTGCATCGAGATCAAGTCGGTGGCCGAGATCTCGGCCCTGCTCTCGATCCCCCTCGGCGTTGCCCGGATCCTCGTCGCCGACCTGGCAGAGGCCGGACTCGTCGCTATTCATCAGCCCGGCGGCGACGAGGCCGCCGGCGGCCAACCAGCCGTGACACTGCTCGAAAGGGTGCTCAGTGGACTTCGCAAGCTCTAG
- a CDS encoding acyl-CoA carboxylase subunit beta encodes MTVVDEIQGEPSDTRGRVAELLSLREQARRGPSDRATEAQHAKGKLTARERIALLLDEGSFKEVEQLRRHRATGFGLETKKPYTDGVITGWGTVDGRTVFVYAHDFRIFGGALGEAHATKIHKIMDMAISAGAPLVSLNDGAGARIQEGVSALAGYGGIFQRNTRASGVIPQISVMLGPCAGGAAYSPALTDFVFMVRETSQMFITGPDVVKAVTGEEITQNGLGGADVHAETSGVAHFAYDDEETCIAEVRYLIGMLPSNNRENPPVHPSDDPADRRGDVLLDLVPADGNRPYDMHKVIEELVDDGDFLEIHERWARNIVCALARLDGQVVGIVANQPQALAGVLDIEASEKAARFVQMCDAFNIPIVTLLDVPGFLPGVDQEHGGIIRHGAKLLYAYCNATVPRISLILRKAYGGAYIVMDSQSIGADLTYAWPTNEIAVMGAEGAANVIFRRQIADAEDPEAMRARMVKEYKAELMHPYYAAERGLVDDVIDPAETREVLIASLAMLRNKHADLPSRKHGNPPQ; translated from the coding sequence ATGACCGTTGTGGACGAAATCCAGGGCGAGCCGAGTGACACCCGTGGCCGTGTGGCCGAACTGCTGTCGCTGCGCGAGCAGGCCCGGCGTGGACCGAGCGACCGGGCGACCGAGGCGCAGCACGCCAAGGGCAAGCTGACGGCCCGCGAGCGCATCGCGCTCCTGCTGGACGAGGGATCGTTCAAGGAGGTCGAGCAGCTGCGCCGGCACCGGGCGACCGGATTCGGCCTGGAGACCAAGAAGCCGTACACCGACGGTGTCATCACCGGCTGGGGCACGGTCGACGGCCGGACGGTGTTCGTCTACGCCCACGACTTCCGCATCTTCGGCGGCGCGCTGGGCGAGGCCCACGCCACGAAGATCCACAAGATCATGGACATGGCCATCTCGGCCGGTGCCCCGCTGGTCTCGCTGAACGACGGCGCGGGGGCCCGCATCCAGGAGGGCGTGTCCGCGCTCGCCGGCTACGGCGGGATCTTCCAGCGCAACACCCGCGCCTCCGGTGTCATCCCGCAGATCTCGGTGATGCTCGGCCCGTGCGCGGGCGGCGCCGCCTACAGCCCGGCCCTCACCGACTTCGTCTTCATGGTCCGTGAGACCTCGCAGATGTTCATCACCGGCCCGGACGTCGTCAAGGCGGTCACCGGCGAGGAGATCACCCAGAACGGCCTCGGCGGCGCCGACGTGCACGCCGAGACCTCGGGCGTCGCGCACTTCGCGTACGACGACGAGGAGACCTGCATCGCCGAGGTCCGCTACCTCATCGGGATGCTGCCCTCCAACAACCGGGAGAACCCGCCGGTCCACCCGAGCGACGACCCGGCCGACCGGCGCGGCGACGTCCTGCTGGACCTGGTCCCCGCCGACGGCAACCGCCCGTACGACATGCACAAGGTCATCGAGGAGCTCGTCGACGACGGCGACTTCCTGGAGATCCACGAGCGCTGGGCCCGCAACATCGTCTGCGCCCTGGCGCGGCTCGACGGCCAGGTCGTCGGCATCGTGGCCAACCAGCCCCAGGCCCTCGCGGGTGTGCTGGACATCGAGGCGTCCGAGAAGGCCGCTCGTTTCGTCCAGATGTGCGACGCGTTCAACATCCCCATCGTCACTCTGCTGGACGTACCCGGCTTCCTGCCCGGCGTCGATCAGGAGCACGGTGGGATCATCCGCCACGGTGCGAAGCTCCTGTACGCGTACTGCAACGCGACCGTGCCGAGGATCTCGCTGATCCTGCGCAAGGCCTACGGAGGCGCGTACATCGTCATGGACAGCCAGTCCATCGGTGCGGACCTCACCTACGCCTGGCCGACCAACGAGATCGCGGTGATGGGCGCGGAAGGTGCCGCCAACGTCATCTTCCGCCGCCAGATCGCGGACGCCGAGGACCCCGAAGCCATGCGTGCCCGCATGGTCAAGGAGTACAAGGCCGAACTGATGCACCCCTACTACGCGGCCGAGCGCGGCCTGGTCGACGACGTCATCGACCCCGCCGAGACCCGCGAGGTGCTGATCGCCTCGCTCGCGATGCTCCGCAACAAGCACGCCGACCTGCCGTCCCGCAAGCACGGCAACCCGCCGCAGTAG
- a CDS encoding roadblock/LC7 domain-containing protein: MSQAAQNLNWLITNFVDNTPGVSHTVVVSADGLLLAMSEGFPRDRADQLAAVASGLTSLTAGASRIFEGGAVSQTVVEMERGFLFLMSISDGSSLAVLAHPDADIGLVGYEMALLVDRAGTVLTPDLRAELQGSLLH; the protein is encoded by the coding sequence ATGAGTCAGGCCGCGCAGAATCTGAACTGGCTGATCACCAACTTCGTGGACAACACCCCAGGGGTGTCCCACACGGTGGTGGTCTCCGCGGATGGCCTGCTGCTGGCGATGTCCGAAGGTTTCCCGCGCGACCGCGCCGATCAGCTGGCGGCCGTCGCCTCCGGGCTGACGTCGCTGACGGCGGGGGCCTCCCGGATCTTCGAAGGCGGCGCCGTGAGCCAGACGGTCGTGGAGATGGAGAGGGGTTTCCTCTTCCTCATGTCCATCTCCGACGGATCGTCACTCGCCGTCCTCGCCCACCCGGACGCGGACATCGGTCTGGTCGGCTACGAGATGGCCCTTCTCGTCGACCGCGCGGGGACCGTCCTCACCCCGGATCTCCGCGCCGAGCTACAAGGCAGTCTGCTCCACTAG
- a CDS encoding acyl-CoA carboxylase subunit epsilon, whose amino-acid sequence MSATPADSVLRVEKGHAGPEELAAITAVLLARAAGRTDAPVRHGRDTAGWRRLERTPGFRAPHSWQG is encoded by the coding sequence ATGAGCGCCACCCCCGCCGATTCGGTCCTGCGCGTCGAGAAGGGCCACGCCGGCCCCGAGGAACTCGCCGCCATCACCGCGGTCCTGCTCGCCCGTGCGGCCGGCCGCACCGACGCACCCGTCCGCCACGGCCGTGACACGGCCGGATGGCGCCGGCTGGAGCGCACCCCTGGGTTCCGTGCTCCGCACAGCTGGCAGGGCTGA